Proteins encoded together in one Kingella oralis window:
- a CDS encoding helicase HerA-like domain-containing protein, protein MTDYLIAHSLDNQPIHLHSQLANRHGLIAGATGTGKTVTLRKLAEAFSQDGVPVFMADVKGDLSGICRAGKNEGKVAERMTQYDLPDDYLQAFPVRFWDVYGETGIPVRVSISAMGAMLLARLMNLNDTQEGVLNLVFKVADDKGWHLIDLKDLRGVLQYVSEHAAEFRNTYGNVSAASIGAIQRQLLQLESEGADRFFGEPELNLQDWLQTDNGQGIINILNAEKLMRSPRLYSAFMLWFLAELFETLPEVGDPEKPKFVLFFDEAHLIFDNADKVLIEQVEQCVRLIRSKGVGVYFVTQNPLDLPDTVLGQLGNRVQHALRAFTPRDQKAVKSAADTFRSNPQLNVATAITELGVGEALVSCLDEKGQPEIVQRAFVMPPQSQLAPLPEAERNAAFQADSLYPVYKDLVDNFSAYEALQQLAGEQAQAAESAKKSEDGLLGGFLGGLFGSRKKAGKGLGYDLADSVGSQINKQVTKAISRSIMGVIKNMLK, encoded by the coding sequence ATGACCGACTACCTAATCGCCCACAGCCTCGACAACCAACCCATCCACCTGCATTCCCAACTCGCCAACCGCCACGGCTTAATCGCCGGCGCAACAGGCACCGGCAAAACCGTAACCCTGCGCAAACTCGCCGAAGCGTTTAGCCAAGACGGCGTACCCGTGTTTATGGCGGATGTGAAAGGCGACCTTTCAGGCATCTGCCGCGCGGGCAAAAACGAAGGCAAGGTTGCCGAGCGCATGACGCAATACGATTTGCCCGATGATTATTTGCAAGCGTTTCCCGTGCGCTTTTGGGATGTGTACGGCGAAACAGGCATCCCCGTGCGCGTGAGCATTTCCGCCATGGGCGCGATGCTGCTGGCGCGCCTGATGAACCTAAACGACACGCAAGAAGGCGTGTTAAACCTTGTGTTTAAAGTGGCAGACGACAAAGGCTGGCACCTGATTGACCTCAAAGACCTGCGCGGCGTGCTGCAATACGTTTCCGAACACGCCGCCGAGTTCCGCAACACCTACGGCAACGTTTCCGCTGCCAGCATCGGTGCCATCCAACGTCAGCTTTTGCAACTGGAAAGCGAAGGCGCAGACCGCTTTTTCGGCGAACCCGAGCTCAACCTGCAAGACTGGCTGCAAACCGACAACGGGCAAGGCATCATCAACATCCTCAACGCCGAAAAGCTGATGCGCTCGCCGCGCCTATACAGCGCATTTATGCTGTGGTTTCTTGCCGAATTGTTTGAAACGCTGCCCGAAGTGGGCGACCCCGAAAAGCCCAAATTTGTGCTGTTTTTTGACGAAGCGCATCTGATTTTTGACAACGCCGACAAAGTGCTGATTGAGCAAGTGGAACAATGCGTGCGGCTCATCCGCTCCAAAGGCGTGGGCGTGTATTTCGTTACCCAAAACCCGCTGGATTTGCCCGACACCGTGCTCGGGCAACTGGGCAACCGCGTGCAGCACGCCTTGCGCGCCTTTACCCCGCGCGACCAAAAAGCGGTGAAATCCGCTGCCGACACCTTCCGCAGCAATCCGCAACTCAACGTTGCCACCGCCATCACCGAGCTGGGCGTGGGCGAAGCGCTGGTGTCTTGCTTGGACGAAAAAGGGCAGCCTGAAATCGTGCAACGCGCGTTTGTCATGCCGCCGCAATCGCAGCTTGCACCGCTGCCCGAAGCCGAACGCAACGCCGCATTCCAAGCCGACAGCCTGTATCCCGTGTACAAAGATTTGGTGGATAATTTCTCCGCCTACGAAGCCTTGCAGCAATTAGCAGGCGAGCAAGCGCAAGCGGCAGAGAGCGCGAAAAAATCGGAAGACGGCTTGCTGGGCGGCTTCTTGGGCGGGCTGTTTGGCAGCCGCAAAAAAGCAGGCAAAGGCTTGGGCTACGATTTGGCAGACAGCGTGGGCAGCCAAATCAACAAGCAAGTTACCAAAGCCATCAGCCGCAGCATCATGGGCGTGATTAAAAATATGTTGAAATAA